ATCCAGGGGAGTTCGGGCGTATTGTTAGAAACCGTGGTGACCTAGTTGCTATTGTTGAAGCGAAAGACGCTTCTGCTGATACTTTGAAAATCAAAGAAATCAATACCGGCATCTATGTTGTGAAAGCTTCTATTTTAGCGAAGTATCTTCCATTGATTAAGAACAACAATTCTAAAAAAGAATTCTATATCACGGATTTGATTTCTCTGTGCATCGCTGACAAATGCAAAGTTCAACCGATCATCTCAACGCCGAAAGTGGCTGTGGGTGTGAATAATCAGGCCGAACTTGCAAAAGCGACACGTCTTTTGTTTAAACGCAAGGCTATGCGTTTAATGGAAGAAGGTGTTTTGATGATCGACCCACGTTCTGCCTATGTGGAAGAAAGTGTGGAGATTGGCGCTGGCACTGTGGTTTACCCGAATGTCTTTATTCGTGGTCGCTCTAAAATCGGTTCTTTCACAGTGATTGAATCAAATTCATTTATTTCGGATTCAGAAGTAGGTGACAGTGTGCAAATCCGCGCTGGCAGCTATTTAGAAAGCTCTCGCTTGCATAACAAGGTTTCTGTAGGACCCTATGCACGCCTTCGTCCAGAGACGGAAATCTTTGAAGAGGCCCACGTCGGCAACTTCGTAGAAATGAAGAAAGTAAAATTTGGTAAAAAATCAAAAGCAGGACACTTAACGTACTTGGGTGATGCTGAGGTCGGCGAAGAAGTGAACATTGGTTGCGGAACTATAACTTGCAACTATGCTGCGGACAGAAAGAAATATAAAACGAAGATCGGTAATCGCGTCTTTGTCGGCAGTGACACTCAGTTTGTGGCGCCGATTGAAGTGGGCGATGATGCAATCATCGGTTCTGGATCGACCATCACAAAAAGCGTTCCTGCAAAGGCCCTGGCAGTGGCCCGTGGTAAACAGTTTATAAAAGAAAACTACGCCCCAAAAGCTGTCGAAGTAGAAACTGAAACTGAAGAAGTTAAAAAATAGGTGAATATATGTGCGGAATCGTAGGTTACTTAGGTCCACAAAATCCTAAAGACATTATTATCAGCGGTCTAAAAAAACTTGAATACCGCGGTTATGACAGCGCCGGTGTTGCGATTTTAGATAATGGCAAAACTAAACGCGTGCGCGCTCAAGGGAAATTAAAAGCTCTTGAAGAAAAACTGGTCAATGAAAAATTCGATGGTCACATCGGTATCGGTCACACTCGTTGGGCGACCCACGGTAAGCCGTCAGAACGTAATGCCCATCCTCACCAAGTTCGCGGCATCAACCTAGTTCATAACGGTATCATCGAAAACTACCTTGATATCCGTGAAGAGCTATTGGCTCAAGGTGCAGAAATCACTTCTGACACTGACTCTGAGTTGGTGGCGCACTTGATCGCTAACGAAGTGGAAGTAACAAAAGACCTTTTCAAAGCGGTTGAAAAAACGTTGAACAAACTTCGTGGTGCGTTTTCTATCCTTGTGATGTGGGAACAAGAACCAGATCGTTTGGTTGCATTCAAAGACGGTCCACCTCTAGTTGTGGGTCTTGGCGAAAAAGAAGTTTTCGTAGCTAGCGACGTGCAAGCTCTTATCCAGTACACGAAGAAATTCGTTTACCTTGAAGACCGCGAAGTGGCTTCCATCCGTGGTGCTGACGTTCAGTTCTTTTCTGCTAACGGTTTTCCAATTCAGAAAAAAGTTGTGGAGCTTAACTGGAATCCAGAAATGGTTGAAAAGCAGGGCTACACTCACTACATGCTTAAAGAAATTTACGAACAACCGCGTGCCGTAGCGGCAGCGATTGAGCCTCACGTAAATCCGGAGTTCTTTAGCGTTGCCTTAAAAAATATCGGCTTTGGTCAGTCAGTGCAAAAGTTAGAAGAACTTGATAGCAAAGCGGATTGGGAAAAAACCAAAGAAGTTTTAAAAAACATCGATCGCGTATTTATCATCGCTTGCGGAACTTCAAACTACGCAGGAATGGTTGGTAAATATTTGATCGAACAACTTGCAAAAGTTCCTGTTGAAGTGGATATCGCAAGTGAATTCCGTTACCGCAACCCAGTGATCCCACCAAAAAGCTTGGTGATGACGATTTCTCAAAGCGGTGAGACAGCGGATACTTTAGCTGCGATTCGTATGGCTAAAGAAATGGGCGCAACAACTCTAAGCATCTGTAACGTGCGCAATTCTACCATCGATCGTGAGGCTGATGGACACTTGTACATGAACTCAGGTCCAGAGATCGGTGTAGCTTCAACAAAAGCATTCACTAGCACCATGGCGGTTCTAAATTGTTTCGCTATCGGTTTTGCGCGTCTGCGTGGAACAATGGATGAAGCAACAGAAAAAGAATTAGTTAAATCTCTTTTAGCAGTTCCATCCCAAATGGAAGGTGTCCTTGCTTACGATAAATACTTTGAAGAAGCAGCATCGAAGCTAAAACTTTTCCGCGGCTTCTTGTACATGGGTCGTGGTTCAAGCTTCCCAATCGCAATGGAAGGCGCTTTGAAATTAAAAGAGCTAGCTTACATGCACGCCGAAGGCTACGCAGCCGGCGAAATGAAGCACGGTCCTTTGGCGTTGATCGATGAGCGCATGGCAATCGTCATGGTGGCTCCAACAGATCACCTATATGAAAAAACCATCAGTAACTTGGAAGAAGCCCGCGCCCGCGGCGGTAAAGTGATCTCAATTGGTACTGGCGATAATGAAAAACTTCGCGCGATCAGTGAGCACTACTTGGCAATTCCGAAAGCGCACTGGACAACGAATTCAATTCTGACAGTGATCCCATTGCAGTTGATGTCTTACCATCTTGCATGCAACCTAGGTTACGACGTGGATCAGCCAAGAAATTTGGCGAAGTCAGTAACGGTAGAATAATCGGTTGATGAAAAGGGCCCGTCTGACTTCGTTGTCGGGCCCTTCGCTTCTCTCCGACGTACCTTATCAGGTACGCCTCCGTTTCGCGAAAAACCCTCCGCCTCGCATACGAACCCTTTTGATCAACCTTAGTTCAGGTTTACCCGGATGTGATCATCAGATTATAAAAGGATTTTACGCGCTCTACGAATTCGACTGTTTCGTAGCCTCTGGCAGGACCATATTCAAGTTGGTCGGCGTATTCTGGATCAGCTAGCAAAGGTAAAACTTCGCGAA
This is a stretch of genomic DNA from Bdellovibrio reynosensis. It encodes these proteins:
- the glmU gene encoding bifunctional UDP-N-acetylglucosamine diphosphorylase/glucosamine-1-phosphate N-acetyltransferase GlmU, giving the protein MSVNTEKLTVIALAAGKGTRMKSPLPKVLHPVAGRPMIEKVIQASKGAGAAEVRVIVGHGQNLVRQVVEPMGVACYVQDEQLGTAHAVKCAKPETIEGDVVIMNGDHPLIEASDIKEFLRIFRDEKCDLAVVTANVKNPGEFGRIVRNRGDLVAIVEAKDASADTLKIKEINTGIYVVKASILAKYLPLIKNNNSKKEFYITDLISLCIADKCKVQPIISTPKVAVGVNNQAELAKATRLLFKRKAMRLMEEGVLMIDPRSAYVEESVEIGAGTVVYPNVFIRGRSKIGSFTVIESNSFISDSEVGDSVQIRAGSYLESSRLHNKVSVGPYARLRPETEIFEEAHVGNFVEMKKVKFGKKSKAGHLTYLGDAEVGEEVNIGCGTITCNYAADRKKYKTKIGNRVFVGSDTQFVAPIEVGDDAIIGSGSTITKSVPAKALAVARGKQFIKENYAPKAVEVETETEEVKK
- the glmS gene encoding glutamine--fructose-6-phosphate transaminase (isomerizing), with product MCGIVGYLGPQNPKDIIISGLKKLEYRGYDSAGVAILDNGKTKRVRAQGKLKALEEKLVNEKFDGHIGIGHTRWATHGKPSERNAHPHQVRGINLVHNGIIENYLDIREELLAQGAEITSDTDSELVAHLIANEVEVTKDLFKAVEKTLNKLRGAFSILVMWEQEPDRLVAFKDGPPLVVGLGEKEVFVASDVQALIQYTKKFVYLEDREVASIRGADVQFFSANGFPIQKKVVELNWNPEMVEKQGYTHYMLKEIYEQPRAVAAAIEPHVNPEFFSVALKNIGFGQSVQKLEELDSKADWEKTKEVLKNIDRVFIIACGTSNYAGMVGKYLIEQLAKVPVEVDIASEFRYRNPVIPPKSLVMTISQSGETADTLAAIRMAKEMGATTLSICNVRNSTIDREADGHLYMNSGPEIGVASTKAFTSTMAVLNCFAIGFARLRGTMDEATEKELVKSLLAVPSQMEGVLAYDKYFEEAASKLKLFRGFLYMGRGSSFPIAMEGALKLKELAYMHAEGYAAGEMKHGPLALIDERMAIVMVAPTDHLYEKTISNLEEARARGGKVISIGTGDNEKLRAISEHYLAIPKAHWTTNSILTVIPLQLMSYHLACNLGYDVDQPRNLAKSVTVE